One Tetrapisispora phaffii CBS 4417 chromosome 2, complete genome genomic region harbors:
- the IML1 gene encoding GTPase-activating protein IML1 (similar to Saccharomyces cerevisiae IML1 (YJR138W); ancestral locus Anc_4.373), which translates to MFSSLRKKDRNEGKELNITVQKPQNRLERLKRISTTTDSNSSNNLDRSVYSGKADTLNGSTSDNTLSIVSGNFLVGSHNKTLTTSNTDNLSKQNTSGFPIDNGTNFGSSEVQGSATLKNQKYQLELTYHDLTRYPNIPIMVDLSLLPGVKEGELCELMNYDKHEKISSIGDRTENNKHNTIFKKSRRRVKIYFIAKNLITNANRLQHKSQQLSIASGQLQALLELPSRSKVWVKKRSKEECEIDLLELNVKDLLLNRGDMWCISKQLLASCVFSEQKLFLTDSLRLVVNGIYRDGRKILSGYIGESTRIVFRSESARLIFIIQITEEMWNFEESGEQLFQKLINSLFPKIFKKWKERDTHHSITIAFAISMDMSTNSYNDLKPGEKLKTTSDYYRIVVDQVNIIDWVQTMEVLRREFMKVTEELKNVTVKQENGTFTVIKGRFTPVIKSNFLELVNFAATILTDPFKQLDLKHTTTHVILISPSSGIYDVDYDLLKLTGKKLMNLEMTMDLICLARSPLHIVPLFRYIDYDNNLHHCTPSWLSIFFWNDGHKSSLDDWQPRCNLYKLRIMGLTENEMMEEVDIAYLSMNNPREVSIHQLITHHDRNVFHSTVTDKDQNTSNSYPDVNNEPNANIISTKFGNNVVESSNKLVWNTSKLSKPKTEKIAEHNVMADLYIQNSEDLIEDVPDIVPKHENAIYSTFSNISMNKVDDSYAIDSLKHISKTDSIKEIFGKQVFKRLLTSVKSKDKIAITQSKSQIDQNKNVGNLAKKPLQAVNNVPSSSQGHENSPIIKKHLGLAIMNTDQNNSHNDLSSCQKSSNTDASSNITIQNRLTPFHDSSTRLTINHGPKAKLFDKYNTNSSWNEIENPSVPVSNEVAGLLLSKKWRDVLPRFVAKKYSKWRSFTIPAELPLTITTFVNSQEFKEQYEFRNHSVTMNIDQELYNQTSKDLLLHMVYMRLVAGFQICLGDQVEDIEYSLTNDKKSKSVNKYISDDDWTSTKFYMMLDTEIHRITCGLDGVIDVQRYLKREQNPLDQVSSYMPLVKTRYEEEYRTIKRDPLHATRKSLNWNQIDQALACYGDYREDGKYAGFKAKFVVLPVEIPLHTLSTVVNGRNEMLSSEELRLEGLRRLTAFIAKSKIKSSDEKVKTVKNDEQPPDIHFYTGSLINFINEEIKSSEFSASKDLIISTPKTLLNKSIDFKTLTIELQSSEDKLTLVTRKWHWSKFKNCFVGSEMVNWLIRNFSDIETREDAIAYGQYLMDKNVFLHVLNKHGFLDGYYFYQLTSEYALKNKDPEILAPGLKVKENYNEGKYRNRTESSMTPSANKSNSSIVKGSDEILEDVKPTIVLSNSLTIDLDPDCKSYKKETCVVHYDKVHNPDHCFHIRLEWLSATPKLIDDKIKNWSRLCEKYGLLLIEVPWEELCSIPASNPFHTFIEVKLAINPFEEADLNIKNMLTKNKFYYHIYLLKKSDFLLDNRAFHFLNDENSSFVIKYSWGAPTFKNAQYIHKSGAYIAEIKDNGDLFLAPNNIYMNRTKQGNIIGKNKKHIRMQFNAQGVMLEFKNMCSDPVKLRSIFEEAKQIYLDNEDEQIEQKY; encoded by the coding sequence ATGTTTTCTAGTCTTCGAAAAAAAGATAGAAATGAAGGTAAggaattaaatataactgTTCAGAAGCCGCAGAATAGATTAGAGAGGCTTAAAAGAATTTCGACAACAACGGATAGCAATAGTAGCAACAATTTAGATCGCAGTGTATATAGTGGAAAGGCAGATACTTTAAATGGAAGTACAAGTGATAATACATTATCGATTGTTTCAGGTAATTTTTTGGTAGGCAGTCACAATAAAACTCTAACTACATCGAACACTGACAACCtttcaaaacaaaacaCAAGCGGCTTCCCAATTGATAATGGAACCAACTTCGGATCTTCTGAGGTCCAAGGATCAGCcacattaaaaaatcaaaagtaTCAGTTAGAGTTAACATATCATGATCTAACACGGTATCCCAATATTCCAATTATGGTAGATCTTTCACTACTCCCGGGAGTAAAAGAAGGTGAGCTGTGTgaattgatgaattatGACAAGCatgaaaaaatatcttcTATAGGTGATAGaacagaaaataataagcacaatacaatatttaaaaaatctaGAAGAAGAGTTAAAATATACTTTATagcaaaaaatttaataaccAATGCAAACAGACTACAGCATAAATCTCAACAACTCTCAATTGCATCAGGACAACTACAAGCATTATTAGAACTCCCATCAAGATCGAAAGTATGGGttaaaaaaagatcaaAAGAAGAATGTGAAATCGATCTTTTAGAATTGAATGTAAAGGATCTTTTACTGAATAGAGGTGATATGTGGTGTATAtcaaaacaattattaGCGTCTTGCGTGTTTTCAGAACAAAAGCTATTTCTTACAGATTCGTTGAGACTTGTGGTCAATGGTATATATAGAGATGGGagaaaaattttatcagGGTATATTGGGGAAAGCACTAGAATTGTTTTTAGATCAGAATCTGCTCgattaatatttatcattcaAATTACAGAAGAAATGTGgaattttgaagaatctGGTGAACAATTATTTCAGAAGCTAATAAATTCGTTATTTCCAAagatttttaaaaaatggaaagaaCGTGATACTCATCATAGCATAACTATAGCATTCGCAATTTCAATGGATATGTCTACAAATTCATATAATGATTTGAAACCAGGAGAGAAATTGAAAACGACTAGTGATTACTATAGAATTGTCGTTGATCAAGTTAACATTATTGATTGGGTTCAGACTATGGAAGTATTAAGAAGAGAATTCATGAAAGTGACGGAggaattaaaaaatgtaaCTGTAAAACAAGAGAACGGTACATTTACTGTGATAAAAGGGAGATTCACCCCTGttataaaatcaaattttttggAGTTAGTCAACTTTGCAGCCACAATTTTAACAGACCCATTTAAACAACTTGATTTGAAACATACAACTACACATGTAATCTTAATATCTCCAAGTTCCGGTATTTATGATGTTGattatgatttattaaagttaACTGggaaaaaattgatgaatttaGAAATGACAATGGACTTGATTTGTCTAGCTAGATCCCCATTACATATTGTTCCACTATTCAGGTATATTGATTATGACAATAACTTGCACCATTGCACCCCATCTTGGCTgagtatatttttttggaatGACGGTCATAAGTCGTCGCTAGATGACTGGCAACCAAGATGCAATTTGTATAAATTAAGAATCATGGGCCTTactgaaaatgaaatgatGGAAGAAGTAGATATTGCGTATCTGTCAATGAACAACCCAAGAGAAGTATCAATTCATCAACTAATTACTCATCACGATCGAAATGTATTTCACTCAACAGTAACCGACAAAGATCAGAATACCAGCAACTCATATCCAGATGTCAATAATGAACCAAATGCAAACATAATATCTACTAAATTTGGTAATAATGTTGTAGAATCATCCAATAAACTAGTTTGGAATACATCTAAACTATCAAAAccaaaaacagaaaaaattGCCGAACATAATGTCATGGCagatttatatattcaaaatagtGAGGACTTAATAGAGGATGTACCTGATATTGTTCCAAAACACGAAAATGCAATCTATAGtacattttctaatatttcTATGAACAAGGTAGATGATTCTTATGCCATTGACTCTCTAAAACACATCAGTAAAACCGATAGTATAAAAGAGATATTTGGAAAGCAAGTTTTTAAGAGGCTTTTGACATCAGTAAAAAGCAAAGATAAAATTGCTATTACACAGAGTAAATCCCAGATTgatcaaaataaaaacgTGGGCAATTTAGCTAAAAAACCTTTACAAGCAGTTAATAATGTTCCTTCGAGTTCACAAGGACATGAAAATTCACCCATTATAAAGAAGCACTTAGGACTAGCAATAATGAATACTGACCAGAATAATTCACACAATGATCTGTCATCTTGTCAAAAATCCTCAAACACAGATGCATCATCCAATATTACTATTCAAAATAGATTAACTCCGTTTCATGATAGCAGTACGAGGCTTACTATTAATCATGGACCAAAagcaaaattatttgataagTATAATACTAATTCTTCGTGgaatgaaattgaaaatccGTCTGTTCCTGTTAGTAATGAAGTTGCTGGTTTACTGTTGTCAAAAAAATGGAGAGATGTGTTGCCCAGATTCGTGGCCAAGAAATATAGTAAGTGGAGATCATTCACCATACCAGCAGAACTTCCCCTGACAATCACAACATTTGTTAATTCTCAAGAGTTTAAAGAACAGTATGAATTCAGAAATCATTCCGTTACGATGAACATTGATCAAGAATTATATAATCAAACTTCGAAAGACTTGCTTTTGCATATGGTTTATATGAGATTGGTAGCAGGATTCCAAATCTGTTTGGGTGATCAAGTAGAGGATATAGAATACTCACTAACCAACGATAAAAAGTCAAAATCTGTTAATAAGTATATTTCTGATGATGATTGGACGAGcacaaaattttatatgATGCTCGATACAGAAATTCACAGAATAACATGTGGGCTTGATGGTGTTATTGACGTACAAAGATATTTAAAGCGAGAGCAGAATCCCTTGGATCAAGTCTCTAGTTACATGCCTTTGGTTAAGACTAGAtatgaagaagaatataGAACTATTAAAAGAGACCCATTACATGCAACAAggaaatcattaaattgGAATCAAATTGATCAAGCACTCGCTTGTTACGGTGATTATCGGGAGGATGGGAAGTATGCAGGTTTTAAAGCCAAGTTCGTGGTCCTACCAGTTGAAATTCCATTGCACACGTTGTCTACAGTAGTTAATGGTAGAAATGAGATGTTGTCATCTGAAGAACTAAGGTTAGAGGGGTTGCGTCGTTTAACTGCATTTATTGctaaatcaaaaataaagagCTCTGACGAAAAAGTTAAGACagttaaaaatgatgaacAACCGCCAGATATTCATTTCTATACTGGTTCCcttataaattttattaatgaagaaatcAAGTCATCCGAATTTTCAGCTTCAAAAGACTTGATTATTTCAACTCCTAAAACTTTACTAAATAAGAGCATCGATTTCAAAACGTTAACTATCGAATTACAGAGTAGTGAAGACAAATTGACATTAGTTACTAGGAAATGGCACTGGagcaaattcaaaaattgttttgttGGTTCTGAAATGGTTAATTGGTTGATTAGAAATTTTAGTGATATAGAGACAAGAGAAGATGCCATAGCATATGGTCAATATTTGATGGACAAAAATGTGTTTCTCcatgttttaaataaacatGGGTTTTTAGATGGTTATTACTTCTACCAGCTTACTTCTGAATATgctttgaaaaataaagacCCGGAAATTTTAGCACCTGGATTGAAAGTTAAAGAGAACTATAATGAAGGAAAATACCGTAATAGAACAGAATCAAGTATGACCCCAAGTGCTAATAAGAGTAACTCCTCAATTGTTAAAGGTAGTGACGAAATATTGGAAGACGTAAAGCCTACGATAGTACTAAGTAATTCTCTCACGATTGATCTAGATCCTGATTGTAAATCatataaaaaagaaacttGTGTAGTCCATTATGATAAAGTTCATAACCCAGATCACTGTTTTCATATTAGACTAGAATGGTTGTCTGCTACTCCTAAGCTGattgatgataaaattaagaaTTGGTCACGGTTATGTGAAAAATATGGATTACTATTAATTGAAGTTCCATGGGAAGAATTGTGTTCTATTCCAGCCAGTAATCCTTTTCATACTTTTATAGAAGTCAAACTCGCAATAAATCCTTTCGAGGAAGCTGACcttaacattaaaaatatgttaaCTAAAAATAAGTTTTACtatcatatttatttgttaaagAAATCAGACTTTTTGTTAGACAATAGAgcatttcattttttaaatgatgaaaatagttcttttgttattaaatattcttgGGGAGCTCCAACTTTTAAGAACGCacaatatattcataaatCTGGTGCGTATATTGCAGAAATTAAGGACAATGGAGATTTATTTTTGGCtccaaataatatttacatGAACAGAACTAAGCAAGGGAATATTATAggaaaaaataaaaaacacATTAGAATGCAATTTAATGCACAAGGTGTTATGCTagaattcaaaaacatGTGTTCTGATCCAGTTAAGTTAAGgtcaatatttgaagaggccaaacaaatttatttagaCAATGAGGATGAGCaaattgaacaaaaatattaa
- the TPHA0B00350 gene encoding chalcone isomerase domain-containing protein (similar to Saccharomyces cerevisiae YHR199C; ancestral locus Anc_4.369) has product MFSNIFNNISARTLRSSLRGTTRVLSKRLLSNASTKTVNQTKFQNFKWATVGLATGLTILTATSTYQNANSSELHTSTHLIRNDSDAQKEGELSNSVTVYKDVSPFPLVIDNSVYECIKGTYDMLGYGIRTVYFYVKFKVYCMGIYILEDDKAKVGEVLNSSYMSKAIIGAKETLSQKQNVFDALNDPAKSMLVLENLLDSNIRLLAKITPVRNTSFAHLRDGISNTILNHPNIAGHEEEVQAGVQEFKELIAVNHQVLRDDDLFVQLNSDGSLTFSQYSRKKNKYTYYGSVKNPIVGKFLFSQYLGGPKPLCQQTKDNVTEKLVSLV; this is encoded by the coding sequence ATGTTcagtaatatttttaataatataagtGCCAGAACTTTAAGATCTAGTTTAAGAGGGACTACCAGGGTTCTTTCCAAGAGACTATTGAGTAATGCTTCTACCAAGACTGTAAACCAAACTAAATTTCAGAACTTTAAATGGGCAACTGTTGGGTTAGCTACGGGGTTAACCATTCTTACAGCCACTTCCACTTATCAAAATGCCAATTCCAGTGAGTTGCATACCTCTACTCATTTGATCAGAAATGATTCTGATGCACAAAAAGAAGGTGAATTATCGAACTCGGTTACTGTATACAAGGATGTTAGCCCTTTCCCATTGGTCATTGACAATTCTGTTTATGAATGTATCAAAGGAACTTATGATATGTTAGGTTATGGAATCAGAACTGTCTACTTTTATGTGAAATTTAAAGTTTATTGTATGGGTATTTACATTTTAGAAGATGATAAAGCGAAAGTTGGGGAAGTGTTGAATTCTAGTTACATGAGTAAGGCGATCATTGGTGCAAAAGAGACTCTAtcacaaaaacaaaatgtCTTTGATGCTTTGAACGATCCTGCAAAATCGATGCTTGTTTTGGAAAATTTGTTAGACAGTAACATTAGACTGTTGGCTAAAATTACTCCTGTTAGAAATACAAGTTTCGCTCATTTAAGGGATGGTATTTCTAATACTATCTTGAATCATCCAAATATTGCAGGTCACGAAGAAGAAGTTCAAGCAGGTGTTCAAGAATTTAAAGAGTTGATCGCTGTGAACCATCAAGTCCTAAGGGATGACGATTTATTCGTGCAATTGAATTCCGATGGATCGTTGACCTTTTCCCAATATTCTCGTAAAAAGAATAAGTACACATATTATGGTTCAGTTAAAAACCCAATTGTAggtaaatttttattttctcaATATTTGGGAGGCCCAAAACCTTTATGTCAACAGACTAAAGATAACGTAACAGAAAAATTAGTATCATTAGTTTga
- the TTI2 gene encoding Tti2p (similar to Saccharomyces cerevisiae YJR136C; ancestral locus Anc_4.368), with protein MFTSADTAEIESLLDESDLKSPGFLNDDVVRRMCEYISHNKNGSNSVNLKIKCIQFVSYCVLGDIVTKEISDLSATTVDSVLSKNIDDKDIIMDGLIANIQNLLYKPSNSFANVRSKSLGSGLNPKLGFNRTDETNLEQWKLNGGLYSIPLLHVILRHLDRKHFSSNIWWITPAILNLLDDTSDLHKIKLKGVKALQTLLKYPFCSLPNGKESQWISFEQTGLFGIFEPILVNMTYFLPPSYPAKETCIIYESIFPALILLYKRQYENNEVQYKTCLQKLLSDNILTNIFPRIVSEHESLTLTTIKFTNQLINELKENITILLSRFIFVLGEYFVKNPFFTTSIAIVEETIKLISLLINFAPIERLNCHKYDFTALLIIIYEKNDLEGTLDSDLLDKLKTTWDSLIDKKCGLDKNEMEQLLKSRNNLEQLLN; from the coding sequence ATGTTTACCAGTGCAGATACCGCTGAAATCGAAAGCCTATTAGATGAATCAGATCTTAAATCTCCAGGATTTCTCAATGATGATGTTGTGAGGAGAATGTGTGAATATATCAGCCATAACAAAAATGGCTCCAATTCAGTTAAccttaaaataaaatgcaTCCAGTTTGTTAGTTATTGTGTCCTTGGTGATATCGtaacaaaagaaataagTGATTTAAGCGCAACAACTGTTGATTCGgtattatcaaaaaatattgatgataaagatattatCATGGATGGATTAATTGCAaacattcaaaatttattatataaaccTTCAAATAGCTTTGCAAATGTGCGGTCAAAGAGCTTAGGAAGTGGATTAAATCCAAAACTAGGATTCAATCGAACAGATGAAACTAATTTAGAACAATGGAAACTTAATGGGGGTCTTTATTCAATACCTTTGCTACATGTTATACTGCGACATTTAGATAGAAAGCATTTTAGTTCAAATATATGGTGGATAACGCCTGCAATCTTAAACCTTCTAGATGATACAAGTGACCTAcataaaatcaaattaaaagGCGTCAAAGCTTTACaaactttattaaaatatccATTTTGTAGCTTGCCAAATGGCAAAGAATCACAATGGATTAGTTTTGAACAAACTGGCCTTTTTGGCATATTTGAGCCAATATTAGTGAATATGACATATTTCTTGCCACCGTCCTACCCTGCAAAAGAAACCTGTATAATTTATGAATCTATTTTCCCTgctttgattttattatataagaGACAGTATGAAAACAATGAAGTTCAATATAAAACCTGTTTACAGAAGTTGTTATcagataatatattaacgAATATCTTTCCCAGAATAGTGTCTGAGCATGAATCATTAACTTTAACCACCATCAAGTTTACAAATCAGTTAATAAATGAACTAAAGGAAAACATAACGATTTTATTATCgagatttatttttgtacTTGGCGAATACTTTGTTAAGAATCCATTTTTCACAACTTCGATAGCAATTGTAGAAGAAACGATAAAGTTAATATCtctattaattaattttgcaCCTATTGAAAGATTAAACTGTCATAAGTACGACTTCACTGCcttattaataataatctaTGAGAAAAATGATTTGGAAGGAACTTTGGATTCAGATCTGTTAGacaaattgaaaacaacTTGGGATTCACTTATAGACAAAAAATGTGGACTAGATAAGAATGAGATGGAacaattattgaaatcGAGAAATAATCTTGAGCAACTATTAAACTAA
- the ATP18 gene encoding F1F0 ATP synthase subunit i (similar to Saccharomyces cerevisiae ATP18 (YML081C-A); ancestral locus Anc_4.353), protein MLPKRFPTPIMKPLWPFFIGGATVFCLMGKAADLSAGTKEFINDPRNPRFARGEKPVENPQ, encoded by the coding sequence ATGTTACCAAAAAGATTTCCTACTCCAATTATGAAGCCATTGTGGCCTTTCTTTATCGGTGGTGCTACTGTGTTTTGTTTAATGGGTAAGGCTGCTGATTTATCTGCCGGTACAAAGGAATTCATCAATGACCCAAGAAACCCAAGATTTGCTAGAGGTGAAAAACCTGTTGAAAACCcacaataa